One Loxodonta africana isolate mLoxAfr1 chromosome 15, mLoxAfr1.hap2, whole genome shotgun sequence genomic window carries:
- the PSD4 gene encoding PH and SEC7 domain-containing protein 4 isoform X1, translating into MGDDRLSDHTTSTEFHNIYSGDDLQPSPGVPLRELSSQPESSGPCGEQIWAFEPSDSRGQDAPRGPDAQPMHLESCSSQGEYRQRTTPPGSPGDSHPLGSPQQSQSTSAQVMFWAGILQAQMCVLDLEEELEKTEGLRAELRCCLPTAPVDLPPFPSSAASPQDSGLHPRSPPMEEDLGEDSSGPQGESRGWSREGTPGSSPEWGTEEESLFFDNPLFLESPCSETSSSRERFSWEFPDTLVDERTGPGSPQTQETPLAGGGVPWQLGSEPDLGDGTDDSSGHTTPPFPVPIYKVHSLFWATGDATEGAPAALLGQAESENSSGDMVVPAPSVASCVDRAWACESGHLGSGPSPATHPVQPWAMLCPEGWQTEEGSSWPQVPLSSQDTGETDAERLQDSATCTLAPGPRGSPASSPQPSSPESESRAPGPWPSPVSSQEGSPQLPHHHSSSIFPKGTLDASHLSLLETDGAEPSSLEKKAAREAPSPGEEVKSEDEDAVRTKEARAAQQDVHSTSAEGLPENPMPQEQSPEEGQRPQAGDKLANGVRTDKVAWNLASRLYRLEGYRKSEVAAYLQKNNDFSRAVAEEYLSFFQFGGQSLDRALRGFLQALVLSGETQERERILYQFSKRFHYCNPGVFSSVDSVHTLTCAIMLLNTDLHGQNIGKSMSCQEFITNLNGLRDGGNFSKGLLKALYWSIRSEKLEWAVDEEDTARPEKAMPSAPAGKMGSPFLQLAQDPTVPTYKQGILARKMHHDVDGKKTPWGKRGWKMFHTLLRGMVLYFLKGEDHCPEGESLVGQMVDEPVGVHHSLATPATHYTKKPHVFQLRTADWRLYLFQAPTAKEMSSWIARINLAAAMHSAPPFPAAVGSQRRFVRPILPVGPAQSSLEEQHRSHENCLDAASDDLLDLQRNLPERRGRSRELEDYRLRKEYLEYEKTRYETYVQLLVARLRCPAEDLDLWEEQLGREAGGTWEAKPSLKKSHSSPSLHQDEAPTTAKVKRNISERRTYRKIIPKRNRNQL; encoded by the exons ATGGGTGACGACAGACTGTCTGACCACACCACATCCACGGAATTTCACAACATCTATTCGGGAGACGACCTGCAGCCCAGCCCAGGAGTGCCCTTGAGGGAACTGAGCAGCCAACCTGAATCTTCTGGACCTTGTGGGGAGCAGATCTGGGCCTTCGAGCCTTCTGATTCCAGGGGGCAAGATGCCCCCAGGGGCCCTGATGCACAGCCCATGCATCTGGAGAGCTGCTCTTCCCAAGGGGAGTACAGGCAGAGAACAACACCCCCTGGGTCTCCTGGGGACAGCCATCCTCTGGGGAGCCCACAGCAGAGCCAGAGCACTTCTGCCCAGGTCATGTTCTGGGCTGGCATTCTGCAGGCCCAGATGTGTGTCCTCGACTTGGAGGAGGAGCTGGAGAAGACAGAAGGGCTCAGGGCCGAGCTGAGATGCTGCCTCCCCACTGCCCCTGTGGACTTGCCCCCCTTCCCCTCCAGCGCAGCGAGTCCCCAGGACTCGGGCCTCCACCCAAGGTCCCCACCCATGGAGGAGGACTTGGGGGAAGACAGTAGTGGGCCTCAGGGGGAGAGCCGGGGGTGGTCGAGGGAGGGAACGCCAGGCTCTTCTCCAGAGTGGGGCACGGAGGAGGAGAGCCTCTTTTTCGACAACCCCCTCTTCCTGGAGAGCCCTTGCTCGGAGACCAGCAGTTCCAGAGAGCGCTTTTCCTGGGAGTTCCCAGACACCCTTGTGGACGAGAGGACTGGGCCTGGAAGCCCGCAGACCCAGGAGACCCCACTTGCAGGAGGTGGCGTTCCCTGGCAGCTGGGAAGTGAGCCGGATTTGGGGGACGGCACAGATGATTCCAGTGGGCACACCACCCCTCCGTTCCCTGTGCCCATCTACAAGGTGCACTCTCTTTTCTGGGCCACAGGGGACGCCACCGAGGGGGCTCCCGCAGCACTTTTGGGCCAGGCGGAGAGTGAG AATTCCTCAGGAGACATGGTTGTTCCTGCCCCATCTGTAGCATCTTGTGTGGACAGAGCATGGGCCTGCGAGTCAGGACACCTTGGATCTGGCCCTAGCCCTGCCACGCACCCTGTGCaaccttgg GCTATGCTCTGCCCTGAGGGCTGGCAGACAGAGGAGGGTTCTTCCTGGCCCCAGGTGCCGCTCAGCTCCCAGGACACAG GGGAGACGGATGCTGAGCGCCTGCAGGATTCTGCCACTTGCACCTTGGCCCCTGGCCCCAGGGGGAGCCCAGCTTCTTCACCACAGCCCAGCAGCCCTGAGTCTGAGAGCAGAGCTCCTGGCCCCTGGCCCAGCCCAGTGTCCTCCCAAGAGGGGAGTCCGCAGCTTCCACACCATCACTCGAGCAGCATCTTCCCCAAGGGGACACTTGATGCTTCACACCTTTCACTCTTGGAGACAGACGGGGCAGAGCCAAGTTCCCTGGAGAAAAAGGCGGCAAGGGAGGCCCCAAGCCCAGGGGAGGAAGTAAAGAGCGAAGACGAAGACGCAGTCAGGACTAAAGAGGCCAGAGCTGCCCAGCAGGACGTTCACTCGACTTCTGCAGAAGG GCTTCCTGAGAACCCCATGCCCCAAGAACAGTCCCCAGAGGAAGGCCAGAGGCCACAGGCTGGAGACAAGCTGGCTAATGGCGTCAGGACCGACAAGGTGGCCTGGAACTTGGCCTCACGCCTCTATCGTCTAGAGGGTTACCGAAAGTCTGAAGTGGCTGCCTACCTGCAGAAGAA CAATGACTTCAGCAGGGCTGTGGCTGAGGAGTACTTGTCCTTCTTTCAGTTTGGAGGCCAGAGCCTGGACCGCGCCCTTCG GGGCTTCCTCCAGGCCCTGGTGCTCAGCGGAGAGACTCAGGAGCGGGAGCGAATCCTCTACCAGTTCTCAAAGCGCTTTCACTACTGCAATCCTGGGGTCTTCTCCTCAGTAG ATTCTGTGCACACCTTGACCTGTGCGATCATGCTCCTTAACACGGACCTGCATGGACAG AACATTGGGAAAAGCATGAGCTGCCAAGAATTCATCACCAACCTGAACGGCCTGCGAGATGGTGGAAACTTCTCCAAGGGGCTGCTGAAG GCCCTCTACTGGTCTATCCGGAGTGAGAAGCTCGAGTGGGCTGT GGATGAAGAAGATACAGCCAGACCTGAGAAGGCCATGCCATCTGCCCCAGCTGGCAAGATGGGCAGCCCTTTCCTCCAGCTGGCCCAGGACCCCACAGTGCCCACCTACAAGCAGGGCATCCTGGCTCGGAAGATGCATCATGATGTGGATGGCAAGAAGA CACCTTGGGGCAAGCGCGGCTGGAAGATGTTCCACACCTTACTGCGAGGGATGGTACTCTATTTCCTGAAG GGAGAGGACCACTGTCCTGAGGGGGAGAGTTTGGTGGGGCAGATGGTGGACGAGCCTGTGGGGGTGCATCACTCGCTGGCGACCCCTGCCACCCATTACACCAAGAAGCCACACGTCTTCCAGCTGCGTACCGCTGATTGGCGCCTCTACCTCTTCCAGGCACC CACTGCCAAGGAGATGAGTTCGTGGATCGCTCGCATCAATCTGGCTGCCGCCATGCACTCAGCACCGCCCTTCCCCGCAGCCGTGGGCTCCCAGCGCAGATTCGTGCGGCCCATTCTCCCGGTGGGCCCGGCACAGAGCTCCCTG GAAGAGCAACATCGATCCCACGAGAACTGCCTGGACGCTGCCTCCGATGACCTCCTGGATCTGCAGAGAAACTTACCCGAGCGGCGGGGTCGCAGCCGCGAGCTGGAAGACTACCGCTTGCGGAAGGAATATCTGGAGTACGAG AAAACCCGCTATGAGACGTATGTGCAGCTGCTGGTGGCCCGTCTACGCTGCCCTGCTGAGGACTTGGACCTGTGGGAGGAGCAGCTGGGGAGGGAAGCTGGAGGCACCTGGGAGGCCAAGCCCAGCCTGAAGAAGTCCCACTCGAGCCCCTCCCTGCACCAGGATGAGGCCCCCACCACGGCCAAGGTGAAGCGTAACATCTCAGAGCGCAGAACCTACCGAAAGATCATCCCCAAACGGAACCGCAATCAGCTGTGA
- the PSD4 gene encoding PH and SEC7 domain-containing protein 4 isoform X2 produces MGDDRLSDHTTSTEFHNIYSGDDLQPSPGVPLRELSSQPESSGPCGEQIWAFEPSDSRGQDAPRGPDAQPMHLESCSSQGEYRQRTTPPGSPGDSHPLGSPQQSQSTSAQVMFWAGILQAQMCVLDLEEELEKTEGLRAELRCCLPTAPVDLPPFPSSAASPQDSGLHPRSPPMEEDLGEDSSGPQGESRGWSREGTPGSSPEWGTEEESLFFDNPLFLESPCSETSSSRERFSWEFPDTLVDERTGPGSPQTQETPLAGGGVPWQLGSEPDLGDGTDDSSGHTTPPFPVPIYKVHSLFWATGDATEGAPAALLGQAESENSSGDMVVPAPSVASCVDRAWACESGHLGSGPSPATHPVQPWAMLCPEGWQTEEGSSWPQVPLSSQDTGETDAERLQDSATCTLAPGPRGSPASSPQPSSPESESRAPGPWPSPVSSQEGSPQLPHHHSSSIFPKGTLDASHLSLLETDGAEPSSLEKKAAREAPSPGEEVKSEDEDAVRTKEARAAQQDVHSTSAEGLPENPMPQEQSPEEGQRPQAGDKLANGVRTDKVAWNLASRLYRLEGYRKSEVAAYLQKNNDFSRAVAEEYLSFFQFGGQSLDRALRGFLQALVLSGETQERERILYQFSKRFHYCNPGVFSSVDSVHTLTCAIMLLNTDLHGQNIGKSMSCQEFITNLNGLRDGGNFSKGLLKALYWSIRSEKLEWAV; encoded by the exons ATGGGTGACGACAGACTGTCTGACCACACCACATCCACGGAATTTCACAACATCTATTCGGGAGACGACCTGCAGCCCAGCCCAGGAGTGCCCTTGAGGGAACTGAGCAGCCAACCTGAATCTTCTGGACCTTGTGGGGAGCAGATCTGGGCCTTCGAGCCTTCTGATTCCAGGGGGCAAGATGCCCCCAGGGGCCCTGATGCACAGCCCATGCATCTGGAGAGCTGCTCTTCCCAAGGGGAGTACAGGCAGAGAACAACACCCCCTGGGTCTCCTGGGGACAGCCATCCTCTGGGGAGCCCACAGCAGAGCCAGAGCACTTCTGCCCAGGTCATGTTCTGGGCTGGCATTCTGCAGGCCCAGATGTGTGTCCTCGACTTGGAGGAGGAGCTGGAGAAGACAGAAGGGCTCAGGGCCGAGCTGAGATGCTGCCTCCCCACTGCCCCTGTGGACTTGCCCCCCTTCCCCTCCAGCGCAGCGAGTCCCCAGGACTCGGGCCTCCACCCAAGGTCCCCACCCATGGAGGAGGACTTGGGGGAAGACAGTAGTGGGCCTCAGGGGGAGAGCCGGGGGTGGTCGAGGGAGGGAACGCCAGGCTCTTCTCCAGAGTGGGGCACGGAGGAGGAGAGCCTCTTTTTCGACAACCCCCTCTTCCTGGAGAGCCCTTGCTCGGAGACCAGCAGTTCCAGAGAGCGCTTTTCCTGGGAGTTCCCAGACACCCTTGTGGACGAGAGGACTGGGCCTGGAAGCCCGCAGACCCAGGAGACCCCACTTGCAGGAGGTGGCGTTCCCTGGCAGCTGGGAAGTGAGCCGGATTTGGGGGACGGCACAGATGATTCCAGTGGGCACACCACCCCTCCGTTCCCTGTGCCCATCTACAAGGTGCACTCTCTTTTCTGGGCCACAGGGGACGCCACCGAGGGGGCTCCCGCAGCACTTTTGGGCCAGGCGGAGAGTGAG AATTCCTCAGGAGACATGGTTGTTCCTGCCCCATCTGTAGCATCTTGTGTGGACAGAGCATGGGCCTGCGAGTCAGGACACCTTGGATCTGGCCCTAGCCCTGCCACGCACCCTGTGCaaccttgg GCTATGCTCTGCCCTGAGGGCTGGCAGACAGAGGAGGGTTCTTCCTGGCCCCAGGTGCCGCTCAGCTCCCAGGACACAG GGGAGACGGATGCTGAGCGCCTGCAGGATTCTGCCACTTGCACCTTGGCCCCTGGCCCCAGGGGGAGCCCAGCTTCTTCACCACAGCCCAGCAGCCCTGAGTCTGAGAGCAGAGCTCCTGGCCCCTGGCCCAGCCCAGTGTCCTCCCAAGAGGGGAGTCCGCAGCTTCCACACCATCACTCGAGCAGCATCTTCCCCAAGGGGACACTTGATGCTTCACACCTTTCACTCTTGGAGACAGACGGGGCAGAGCCAAGTTCCCTGGAGAAAAAGGCGGCAAGGGAGGCCCCAAGCCCAGGGGAGGAAGTAAAGAGCGAAGACGAAGACGCAGTCAGGACTAAAGAGGCCAGAGCTGCCCAGCAGGACGTTCACTCGACTTCTGCAGAAGG GCTTCCTGAGAACCCCATGCCCCAAGAACAGTCCCCAGAGGAAGGCCAGAGGCCACAGGCTGGAGACAAGCTGGCTAATGGCGTCAGGACCGACAAGGTGGCCTGGAACTTGGCCTCACGCCTCTATCGTCTAGAGGGTTACCGAAAGTCTGAAGTGGCTGCCTACCTGCAGAAGAA CAATGACTTCAGCAGGGCTGTGGCTGAGGAGTACTTGTCCTTCTTTCAGTTTGGAGGCCAGAGCCTGGACCGCGCCCTTCG GGGCTTCCTCCAGGCCCTGGTGCTCAGCGGAGAGACTCAGGAGCGGGAGCGAATCCTCTACCAGTTCTCAAAGCGCTTTCACTACTGCAATCCTGGGGTCTTCTCCTCAGTAG ATTCTGTGCACACCTTGACCTGTGCGATCATGCTCCTTAACACGGACCTGCATGGACAG AACATTGGGAAAAGCATGAGCTGCCAAGAATTCATCACCAACCTGAACGGCCTGCGAGATGGTGGAAACTTCTCCAAGGGGCTGCTGAAG GCCCTCTACTGGTCTATCCGGAGTGAGAAGCTCGAGTGGGCTGTGTAA